The window AGTGATTGAGACACGAGCAATGGGGAAAGACACTAGACTTCAACCATGCCACAGGCCCCAGAAACACACAGGCAGGCTCACCTGCCAGgatctcctggagatggctctTGCTgaacacagagccacaggggtTCGATGGGTTGTTCACAATGAGGCAAGCTGTTTTCTCATCCACCAAGGACTCCAAGTGCTCCAAATCAATTTCCCAGGCCTTTTCTGGCTAATGAAGTGAAGAGAAGGGGAAGTAAAAGCTGAGGAACTGGACTTCCCACACAAAGTCAAGTGTGCCAGTGCACCCAGGGTTACTCATGTCACCTTCACCCACTTCCCAGGGTATTTCTGAGAGGAGAAATGTCAGGGCTGCCCCTTCTAGGCCTGCCACCACTTACCAAGAGGTTATAGAGTTTGACCTCTATCCCCATAGACAAAGCCAGAGTCTTGTagagggagaagccaggacgTGGCACCAGGATGTTCTGGCCTGGGTTggccagcactgccaaggcaaGCTCTatggcctggctgcagccacTTGTTAAGATGACATCCTGCAAAGAACAAAGACGTCAATGGGAAGCACAGCCACTCTGAAGTACTCCAGACACACAGGAGTGACGTAACATTCAGCTCTGCCAGGTAGAACTTCTCAGCCAAAAAGAGTGCCAGAGCCTAACTGAAAGCAGGGAAACTTCAATTGGTGAAAGTGCAACCTCCTCCTGGGAAGGGTGGAGGTGAAGGGCTCAGGGAAGGGATGAAAGCAGCAGGAGGCCACCTTGGGACAAGGTGATTTGGCTAGCCTTTAGTACTGTgactgggcagggagggagagctggggtAAGGCCCCCATGCCCCATgatctgcaggcagcagcaccctGTCTGCACTGCAGTGGGAGTGCCTTAGCTGGGCACCAGTACCTGGGCCTTCAACGGTGCCTCTGGGCAGTTGTAGTatgcagccacagcttcccgGCAGGACTGGTAGCCTGAGGAAAGAGTCAAACATGGAAGGGAGGTTTTTACAGATTCTTTCCTTCTTGTTACCAAtactgtttctttcttcttatgaGTACAAGGctcacagctgctgcccagctgggGAAAACCTATCTGGTGGTGTCCCAGGGTAGCAGACACTGTCCTGCCTGAGGCCAAGCACCATGCAGCCCCAAGGCTGTGCCATAATGGCTAAGAGCAGGGAGAAACCTTGGGCAGGAAGGCAAACTGGCCCCAGCATGTCCCAGGGACAGAACTGACAGAAGCAGAGTGGAAGGTAGCCAGGGGCTTTTCTGAACCAGAAGAAAGCCAAGTGTGATGACATGGCTTTCACTGTTTAGTGGTGGCACTGGGGCAGCCCTCCCTGTCACCAGGTCAAAGGGCCCATGATACAGACATGATCTATGCTCTGTGCATAGTTTTGGCACTAACTGCAAACACAGCTCATGGTGTCAGTGAAGTCAGGGAGCCCAAGCGGAGTCCTGGTTAAGGCAGACCAGAAAGGAGCTTCCCTATaacccatggcagggacacacAGTCCCAAGCCCTTCTGGGTTCCTGATACCCTGTCTGCCCCAATGGCTGGGGCAGCAAACAGCTtctgcaggagctctgggcCTCAAATAGGCCATGCAGGAAAGAGTACACAGGTGTATCTGGGGGATACACGTATTTGTGTGCTCATGTGACTATTGGGGAGGACAGCTGTAGGGTGCTAATGGAAAGGTGCTGTGGGTTCCATATACCTGATGTGGGGTAGGAGCTGGCACATGACTTCATCCAACTCTCACAGGATGAGCTTTGTCAACTTACCAACAGATGGAGCATAACCATTGTACTGTCCTGAATCCAAAACCTCCTTCACAGCCTGTGTGACCTCATCATTTGTGGGAAGGTTTCCAAAGACCGTTGGGTCTCCTTttcaaaaattaagaaaatagtAAAGTTCTTACTCATCTGTTACAGGAACAGAGCTGTGTGGTTGTCTGACCTATCCTTTGGTGTTTGCACAAACTTTGTGCCTTTCAGAGCCCTGCAATCCGTCAGCCACACAGCTGATTCAAATACCTGGAGGCTTCAGCCACAGAACTATGCTCACCTAAGGACAAGGAGATCATGGCTTTCTTTGGGTTGGGCTCCACCTTCATGCTGTCTACAATGGCTCGAACAGGATTAAAAGTCTTCTTTGACATTTCAGAAGCCCTGACAGCCCATCTTGGCTTCCGACCCTTCACCTTCCCTGGTGATATGGTGTTCCCAGTGTTCTTGAGATGAACATCTAGCACAGGGGCATGATCTCCATGGCCATTCACTTGGATCAGATACGAGTCCATCCTGGGAGCTGTCAATGCAAATTGAATTTCCTGGGCTTAGTTAACACATGCCAAACAAGGAATCTGTCCATTTGGGGATGCAGCCCACAAGTAAAACTTCTGAAAGCTGTAGACACTACCTATTGCCTATggacaaagcagcagcagcaagtaGGGCTGTATTTGGTGCCAGGATGTAGTGAAACCCCATGCATAAGTGAGAGAGCAATACAATGGGAGAGATCAGGAAAGATCAAGGCACTTCTCTGTGTTAGCTGCACCATTGCCTAGCATGGACCTCTGTGCTGAGGAGGAGAAAGCCCTGCTAAAGCCAGTAGCCAAGAATTAGCAGCATGTTGTAGTCACTGCTTGACTGCAGATTCAATATTCCACTGACAGAAGGACCAGGTCACCCACTTTCTCCCCCCAGCTATCAACTTGCACACCTCAACCTGCAAACACAAGGGCTGGCCCACTATGAGTGTTCATATCCAGAATATTCTTCTAGTCTACAGACAGATATGCAGCACTAGAAATCAAATATCAGACACCAAAAAGGTAGTTCTTCAAAGTTATCAGCATGCACTGGGCAGTGGCAGGATAGGCGTTAGACACTTGCTTCTGTCAGCAGAGAACAGTCCAGCCCAGAGAGCGTAAAGCAAAAGGCAATGCTTAGGAAATGGAGCAAGACTGGTATGGCCAAGAGGGAAATCCAGGAGGCAGCACTGCCCCAAGCAAAGGGCCTGCAG of the Cinclus cinclus chromosome 11, bCinCin1.1, whole genome shotgun sequence genome contains:
- the TAT gene encoding tyrosine aminotransferase, coding for MDSYLIQVNGHGDHAPVLDVHLKNTGNTISPGKVKGRKPRWAVRASEMSKKTFNPVRAIVDSMKVEPNPKKAMISLSLGDPTVFGNLPTNDEVTQAVKEVLDSGQYNGYAPSVGYQSCREAVAAYYNCPEAPLKAQDVILTSGCSQAIELALAVLANPGQNILVPRPGFSLYKTLALSMGIEVKLYNLLPEKAWEIDLEHLESLVDEKTACLIVNNPSNPCGSVFSKSHLQEILAVASRQCVPILADEIYGDMVFADCKYEPIATLSTNVPILSCGGLAKRWLVPGWRMGWILVHDRRDIFGNEIRDGLIRLSQRILGPCTIVQGALERILHRTPPEFYHNTLSILKSNADLCYAALSAIPGLQPVRPAGAMYLMVEIEMEHFPEFENDVEFTERLISEQSVFCLPATCFEYPNFFRVVITVPEEMILEACSRIQEFCEMHYQGAEVAQDLECDK